A portion of the Cryptomeria japonica chromosome 5, Sugi_1.0, whole genome shotgun sequence genome contains these proteins:
- the LOC131876063 gene encoding putative receptor-like protein kinase At3g47110: MLSVLVFLLLNLAVIAQPAGTSHNSTFSDQQALTAFKKSLILDPFNSLQNWSPSLSFCNWTGVICSSRRERVASLNLRGKGLVGPISPLVGNLSFLRVLDLFNNSLQGPLPYQLGKLFRLRILRLSYNRLEGPIPSTIGDCNSLQILSLYVNHLSGSIPSQLGLLSNLEFLFLGTNQLAGPVPPSLTNLSSLTQLYLNENKLNGGIPVELGVLTQLEVLNLAKNKFSGPIPRALSNCTRLQVLSLLDNQLTAYIPWQLCKLSELQELYLGENQFNREIPGCFSNCTLLQHLDLDDNNLSGTVPLAFGRLLHLQRLKLFKNNLDGGGRGLSILTALTNCSSLEIIDFGFNRFSGVLPSSVGQLSSKISIFMMDHNQIEGSIPDEISNLTKLDTLDLGANSFNGTIPSTLGGLPSLQRLYMYGNNLHGTIPKSLGQAKNLGLLHLSDNMLSGEIPGDLGILSQLRRLLLSYNNLSGKIPANLGRCQALEKLDLSYNKLIGNIPPEVASLQNIQFFFNVSNNLLHGGVLEMSKMTMIQAIDVSHNLFSGEIPIVLESCKALEYLSLSWNSFAGPIPQSLANLQNLQYMDLSCNNLSGAIPVVFKEMKMLQKINLSSNRLVGEVPNGGVFTALDASALMGNLGLCGTWVNLPPCSYSKDKHPSISKKVIIPIAIAIVIIFMSFLAIFYGWRRINWNIISPKVEPVKVTYEQLVDATDGFNVANLLGTGKFGSVYKGILNSGKNIAVKVLNLQDENGHKSFSRECNILKRFGEMALSSRR, from the exons ATGCTTTCTGTTTTGGTCTTTCTCCTCCTCAATCTCGCAGTTATCGCTCAACCTGCGGGTACATCTCACAATTCAACCTTTTCAGACCAGCAAGCTCTTACAGCATTCAAGAAGTCCCTCATTCTGGACCCATTCAATTCTTTACAGAACTGGTCTCCTAGTCTTAGTTTCTGCAACTGGACTGGAGTCATCTGCTCTTCTCGTCGAGAGCGTGTGGCTTCCTTGAATCTCAGAGGTAAGGGATTGGTTGGTCCCATCTCTCCTTTAGTTGGAAATCTTTCCTTCCTCAGAGTACTTGATCTCTTTAATAATAGTTTGCAGGGTCCTCTTCCGTATCAGCTTGGAAAGCTTTTTCGCTTGAGAATACTTCGATTGTCTTATAACAGATTGGAAGGACCTATTCCATCCACCATAGGGGACTGCAATTCTTTGCAGATTCTCAGTCTGTATGTTAACCACTTGAGTGGAAGCATTCCCTCCCAACTTGGGCTTCTCTCAAATTTGGAGTTCCTTTTCTTAGGAACAAACCAGCTGGCAGGTCCAGTCCCGCCCTCTCTTACAAACCTTTCTTCTTTAACTCAACTGTATTTGAATGAGAACAAACTCAATGGTGGTATTCCTGTTGAACTGGGTGTACTAACTCAATTGGAAGTACTTAACCTTGCGAAAAACAAATTTTCAGGACCAATTCCCAGAGCCCTTTCAAACTGCACTCGTCTCCAAGTTTTGTCCTTGCTTGATAACCAGTTAACTGCCTACATCCCTTGGCAGTTATGCAAACTATCTGAGTTGCAAGAACTGTATTTGGGGGAAAACCAATTCAATAGAGAAATCCCAGGCTGCTTCTCCAATTGTACTCTGCTTCAACATCTTGACTTAGACGACAACAATCTGAGTGGCACTGTGCCATTAGCGTTTGGCAGGTTGCTTCACCTTCAGAggcttaaattatttaaaaataatcttgATGGTGGAGGCAGGGGTTTGTCTATTTTAACAGCCTTAACTAATTGCTCCAGTTTGGAGATCATAGATTTTGGCTTTAATCGTTTCAGTGGAGTGTTACCCTCTTCAGTTGGCCAGCTCTCGAGTAAAATCTCTATTTTTATGATGGACCATAACCAAATTGAGGGAAGCATACCAGATGAGATCAGCAACCTTACAAAGTTGGACACTCTAGATTTGGGTGCAAATAGTTTCAATGGAACAATTCCATCCACCCTGGGTGGGCTGCCAAGTCTTCAGAGGTTGTATATGTATGGCAACAATTTGCATGGAACAATTCCAAAAAGTTTAGGCCAGGCTAAAAATCTTGGGTTATTACATCTGAGTGATAACATGCTTTCAGGGGAAATTCCAGGTGATCTTGGCATTCTTTCACAGTTGAGAAGACTTCTTCTTAGTTACAACAATTTGTCAGGGAAAATACCTGCTAATTTAGGGAGATGCCAAGCTTTGGAAAAATTGGACTTATCTTACAACAAGCTAATAGGAAATATACCTCCAGAAGTGGCAAGTCTTCAAAATATCCAGTTCTTCTTCAACGTGTCAAACAATTTGTTACATGGTGGTGTGTTAGAAATGAGCAAAATGACAATGATCCAAGCTATAGATGTGTCTCACAACCTCTTTTCAGGTGAAATCCCAATTGTACTGGAAAGCTGCAAGGCATTGGAATATCTAAGTCTTTCTTGGAATTCATTTGCAGGTCCAATTCCACAATCACTGGCAAATTTGCAAAACCTGCAATATATGGATCTTTCCTGCAATAATTTGTCAGGGGCTATACCTGTGGTCTTCAAGGAGATGAAAATGTTGCAGAAAATCAATCTGTCTTCCAACAGGTTAGTTGGAGAGGTCCCAAATGGAGGAGTTTTCACAGCACTCGATGCCTCAGCACTTATGGGAAATCTTGGCCTCTGTGGCACATGGGTAAATTTGCCACCATGCTCTTATTCCAAAGATAAACACCCATCAATCTCTAAAAAGGTAATAATTCCCATTGCAATAGCTATTGTAATTATCTTCATGTCATTTCTAGCAATTTTCTATGGATGGAGACGTATCAATTGGAATATCATTTCTCCCAAAGTGGAACCAGTAAAAGTTACCTATGAACAACTTGTAGATGCAACCGATGGGTTTAATGTGGCAAATCTGCTAGGAACTGGTAAATTTGGATCCGTATATAAAGGCATCCTGAACAGTGGTAAAAATATTGCTGTTAAAGTTCTCAATTTACAAGATGAAAATGGTCATAAAAGTTTCAGTAGAGAATGCAATATATTAAAAAGA TTTGGAGAGATGGCTCTATCCTCAAGAAGGTGA